A stretch of DNA from Cryptococcus neoformans var. neoformans JEC21 chromosome 13 sequence:
AGCTGAACCCACCTTTGTACCTATCTACCATCCTTCCTTTGTCTATCGAAGCCAAAAGGGGAAGTGCACTGGACTTTTTGAATAGGGTCTGTGAGGAGGATAGATGTGATGCATGGAAGGGAGGATCCTTTTTACGATACCCAGAGGCGGTTGTATTTcatgggaagaagtatATATTTAAAGAGGTGTAGGGGCTTTGGGTTTCCAGTCAAGAAAATAGATTACCATCCTCATTGAAAGTATGGAGGAAGTAATAGGAAACTAAGCGGAGATAAGAAGCAATAAAGAACCGGTGGACTGGACCTAGGCGGCGTCAGAAGGTTGAACAACGGAAAACCGATCGAATATTCTTCATCTAACAGGCAGATGCCCATATCCGGCCATCCATTGCCAGCGAAGAAAGCTCGATTAAGGCTGCCAAAGTGGTCAGTTTTCTGGAGAAAGAACAGCTACACTTCTAGCCACGTTGGACACACACATCAGCAAGATGCCTCGAAATATTATCGATACAGCTCGTGATGACTACGATGATTATGACCATCATTACTCCGCACCCGAACAGTCTTGTAAGTGTCACAGACTTCCCTTCTtatcacctcttccttcgtcCCTCATCTTTTGATTGTGCGCATGTCAAGATCAGACAGCGATGCCCCtctctttgctttttcTGTGACACTTACGCTGAAGAACGCGACAATGCTGCGCATGCGCTTGTTACCATTGAGCCCGTAGAGTTTGATTTAAGTAGCCTTACTTTCCGCTTaccttcctccctttcACGCCTCTCGCGCCAACCCACCACTGACTCTTTTCTCAGTCTCGGGCCACTACCCAGCTCACTTTCACCGAGCCTATCAGCCAAAGCACAGATACTATCACCACCCATACGCTCGCCATATTCCTTACTCTGCTGCtactcctccttctcctctgcaTTCGTCCCACCGAATGGAtgggagagaagcaagatTCGATTATTATGATGATCACTCtccctatcctcctcctctatCGCATCGTCCTCGAGTCTCACCTTTGCAAGTCCTCCAATCTCAAGTAaaatccccttcttctttgtctcaGTTGCAAAATCAAAATCACGTTTATGATGTTCGTGTTGGCAGTGGTGATGGCAAGAAGCAAAGTGCACATAAACCTGCGTCCGCAACCGCACCCGCGTCCAAACCGTCGTCCAGCCGGTATCAACTCTCACGGGGTGCACAGAGGGATGCAAAGCATTCGCAGAGGGTACATCTCCAGATTCAGAGGTCGTATGCTGATAGTAAGGCgaaaaaggaagacaaTAAGAAGGCAAAAAAAATCGCTCGACCTGTTGTTAATGATCTATACAAACCAAAGACCGACGATGAGCAGTCTAAAACTCTTCTGACCCgtctccttcttgctcttccctaccaccgtcctcctccccttcctcctccaatgCAAGGTCTAGACCTCGAGATAATCAGGAGGGAACAGCAGCGGGCgatggaagaagcaaggCGACAACTGATAGAACgggtggaaaaggaaaaagagaaggagaaagtcGCGTCGAGGAAGATTGTTAACATTCAACTGCAGGTCTTTGTTCATGCACGGTAAGTTACAGGGTCGCCAtatccctcctccttctcattATTGCCAAAATAAAACGTGACGAATCCCATCAAACCTCTGACTTTTCGCTTCATTAGGGAAACACGATGCCACTGGGGAAAATGTGAAGCCATCCTCAATTCATGGGCCGTCCTCGAGAAACATATCTTCCAATCACATTTCCACCCTAACCGAACCCTCCCCGAGATGGTAGTGAATGGCGAGAGGAAAATTCGGTGTTTGtggggagatggggagTGCCAAGAGGCGTTTGGAACGAGAAACGAGCTGCATCAGCACGTGTTGGTTTTGCATATGAAGTTTGTTTCGGCGAGATGTCCTTTTGGCGGTAAGTTCCAAGGACCTTTTGGATGAATGGAATATGATGTGGCAAAATAAAGTCGGGAGGCTGAGGGCTGATATTCTTGCTTTGAATGGATAGGATGCGAATATAACGGACATGACTTTAACCAGTTCATGCAGCACGTCAATCTCATTCATTCTACCGCCACACCAGATGACTTTATCCCCGGCCTCGTCCATTTTCGtccttcccttccatcatcttctccatccctcaTTCACCCCCTTCCATCCGAACCTCTTCCAGCATACGGACCCCTCACCCAGACCGTCGCACTTTCATCCTACAAAGCGCCAGGTAGtaggatgaagaaatgggTCAGCAGACGATGTCGGTCGGGCAAGTGGCCGAGGATGCATGCGGGTTCCGTGAGGTATGAAGTCAAAAAGGGGGCACAGGTGGCGATAAAGGCGTATACGGATAATGCGAGGAGTGTGAGGTTGGGTCTGCCCCCGGCGAGTGAGAAGGAAGCTaatggagagatggagaagatgaaagaggcaaaagaagaagtcgaaAAGGAAGCGGAGGTGGCCAAGTCCAAGCCCGAATCTGGAGGGTTGGTTGTCACCGTCTCGAGCCGAGATCTAACTCCGTCCACTTTTATAAACCCCTCATCAAACTCTTCACCTTTAAATAAATGCCGACAAGACAAAACATGTCTTGTGATTTCACCTTCAATATCTTTATCGGGTGACAGCGACCAAGCACCCGTGAGCGATGATTATGTTGACTCGGCAAATTCGATAAATAGTTTGAATAGCAAGATGAGCCAGGGCACAAGGTTCAGCGAGCGGCtaaaaaggaagatggcTTCCCTTTGATGTACCGAGTCATGACTGTAAATGGGTTGTACGGCGTAGTAAAGTTTTGATACCATCACCGATATCTAATATATGTAGTGTTTCTCATTAACTGTTGACTTCATTTGATGCAGAGAAGACGGAAATACCAGTCAACTTTACATCAGCCCTTAAAAAGGATGACTGGCAACTTGCTAGCTCTGGCATCCTGATACTTTTTGAAGCTCCATCTCAAGGTTCTGAAGCTCCCGTTCATTCCTCTCAATTTGCATCGTAAACGTGCTGCTCATAGATGGGAACTCCTCCATCAATGCTCTCCAGCTTTGCAGCTGCTTTTTTTTGTCTATGATTCGTGATTTGATTAGATCGAGAGAGGCCTTCGTGGTATCCACGGGGActgagagagagggagatcGGAATGAGGGAGGTATTTGAGAATGCAGATCATTTGTGGAAATGTTCAGAGAGGAAGGCTGGGCTCCGTCTGTTGGATTGTTGAGCATGATACATGGTTTGATGCCTGACAGTGGGAATGTCGTGGTGGGTCTGCCTTGAAAATCGTCTGATGACGGCTGTTGTCCCGGTCCATCGGACAGCCTTGGGCGCTTTACCACATTTGAAGTGTATGACAGACGAGGGTCCACTGGCCTCTGAATATCCATTATTGGTCTTTTTTTGGCTGTAAGGATGGTGGAAATGGCTCTTTCGATTCTATCTGGACTGTGTCTCAGTACAGCTGTGCAGAAGGGAAATATTAGTCTTTTGAATTATGTCATCAGTTGGGAAATGCTTACCAGAAAACTTAGGCAATGTGCTCTCCCGGGGTGAAGCCGCAAGCATGGTGGTCTCTAACGTCGAACCCGCATGGGTAGATTGCGAATCTTCGAAGGATGTCAGGTGCTGGTGGGCGGGCATCCCTAGCTTGGAAGTACTCACCACGGTCGTTATAGAATACTGATGGAGATACCCCTGATATGGCAGGCGTTTTCGACAAGCTCTCCTCTTCTATGACATCCTGCGGTTTTTCTTTGACCCATACCACCAGTCCTTTCTTCGACGCACTTGTCTTGACCCATCTCTTGGTTCTTCCCCACTGATCCTTACCCTCAAATccctctttcacctttgCGTCCCATTGATTAAAAATTTCCTTATTATAATTCCTCTTGTGCCACTTTGCCCATTCGGCTTTCGGATAAGGGACGATTAGATGTGGGATGCCCCAAAGCCGCACAGGCCATTTTGTGGAATCGTGACTCTTTAATGGCGAAACAGTGATGTGTAGTACAGCATTTTGACCCTTAGCTATCTTCCCTGCTCGCCGGATTGTTACATCCCGGGTTGGCAGACCTCGTGAATCAAGTAATGATGCCTTGATCCATTCGTTGGTTTGCAAGATATCAAATTGAGGGGATGTAATGTCTGATGGGACCTTGACAGCGTATTTGAACGTTGAATATATCCTTCCGTGATTTGGGGGTTGTCTCTCTATGATCTTTGAGTTTTTCGAACTGCTGGCATAAGACAGGTCAGGATTGGCCGCACGGGTAATGGTTACAAATGTCTGGAGGAACGTACCTCATACTTCTGTACTTTCGCTATTCACACGGTGACATGTATGGATGTGAACAATGGGAGGAATCATTCAAGAGCTACCAGAGCTGACGAAAGCTGCTTGGAAAAGCCGTAGATTGGAAAGCATTGAATGAAACAACCGAGGGACTGATGGATTGGAAAGAGTACGTACTTATAGTGTCTCACGCTCAACTTACTGACCGCTGCACCGTCAGTTGTGTTGCTGATTGGCTCGGTCACGTGACATATATTCTGCTGCAAGACGTCGGCCTGACCCCCACAATCTTTTGATTCCGTCGAGATGTTGGTCGCCGGTCTGATGcgatggaggaagggatcGATGGTGGTTGACGCGTAGTTGATGGCGACAAAGCAGTTCAGATGGTGTAAATACAGTCTCTTATATACTCAAAGCATAAACAGCACTGGATAGACACCATCAAACCTACTGGCTGGAAATAGCCCGGTACCGGCTTGTCAGTTAACGACCAAATCATTCGACTTATTAGCGACGCAAGGCAGATCGTTTACAGACTGTACGACCGCCAGTGTCATCTACAAAACCTACGCATCGGCTTCTCTCGTCTCTCATACCAATGATAAAGATTAATTAGCTGGACTTGGAGTGGCTCAATATCAAAGAACTCAAACCATCTCGCAGGATTTAGAAGCAAGAGGGATCGTGATGGCTTTCTCGATCTCGAGTCGCCAGCTACCACGGCCAAGCATTGATAGTAATGTAACTGCCGGTGCAGACgatgtggaggatggggagacTGTAAGCATGCATTGGCTCATGATCCGCGCATCGAAATGCTGACATGCATATAGATTGAAAGTCTGGAAAATAAGTTAGCCATCGAGCGAAGAGTTCAATATGGTGCAGAGAAGATGTTAGATGTAAGCATATTTCCAACCGAACGACATCAATCTGACACTATTATCAGGTTatagagaagaaggatggaggtGCAGATGGCGCTGAACAGGAAAAGGTGAAGGCTAATATAACAGCTCAGCTCGAAGCAGCCAACGAGCACATCAAATCACTAGAAGCAAAGTTGGAACGATTGAGAGGTAAGTCACACTGCGTTAAGGACAAGAACGCAATGCTCATGCTGCTGCAGGTACACCTCAAAGAACTCGCCGGCGTCCCCAAGCCCGATTACACGGCTACCCCTCATCGTCCTCTCTCAACcctctctcatcatcacaCTCTTCAAACGCTCTCCTGTCAGCCCAACGTCCCCGAGTACTTCGACAGCATTCCAACCTTACGCCCGAACGAGACCGTGAAGATGGTGGCTACTTCACCCAAGGCCTTGGGACACCCTCTAGGGGTCTACCAAGAATGGGAACGTCATCAACCTTGGCCAGTTCTagtggaggaagtggtAATCGGCCAAGAAGTCGAAGCGCCGGAGAGGATGTACTTTCCGCGAGTTCTTCATGGGATCAAAGTTCTGGGATcttgatggaggatgagaataCATCGGTGCTCTTGGATAATGTAAGAATTTTTTTAAGACGGCTCAAGGAaattggaagagggaaggggaaagagagaccTGTAGATAACGGGACTGAGGAGTTGGAGGTGTTGGCTAGGTTAGGTGATATGTTGAAAAAGTCTGAAGGATTGAGATTAAGCGTTGAGTTGGACGAAATTGTCCAAAGGTGAGCCTATCTCATGTTTCCATTTCATACTTTTGCTTATAAGAGGTATAGTGTATTACCATCCTTAGACGACTCATCGGCCCCCAAAAGAAGAGCGGCTGCCT
This window harbors:
- a CDS encoding expressed protein; translation: MPRNIIDTARDDYDDYDHHYSAPEQSFSGHYPAHFHRAYQPKHRYYHHPYARHIPYSAATPPSPLHSSHRMDGREARFDYYDDHSPYPPPLSHRPRVSPLQVLQSQVKSPSSLSQLQNQNHVYDVRVGSGDGKKQSAHKPASATAPASKPSSSRYQLSRGAQRDAKHSQRVHLQIQRSYADSKAKKEDNKKAKKIARPVVNDLYKPKTDDEQSKTLLTRLLLALPYHRPPPLPPPMQGLDLEIIRREQQRAMEEARRQLIERVEKEKEKEKVASRKIVNIQLQVFVHARETRCHWGKCEAILNSWAVLEKHIFQSHFHPNRTLPEMVVNGERKIRCLWGDGECQEAFGTRNELHQHVLVLHMKFVSARCPFGGCEYNGHDFNQFMQHVNLIHSTATPDDFIPGLVHFRPSLPSSSPSLIHPLPSEPLPAYGPLTQTVALSSYKAPGSRMKKWVSRRCRSGKWPRMHAGSVRYEVKKGAQVAIKAYTDNARSVRLGLPPASEKEANGEMEKMKEAKEEVEKEAEVAKSKPESGGLVVTVSSRDLTPSTFINPSSNSSPLNKCRQDKTCLVISPSISLSGDSDQAPVSDDYVDSANSINSLNSKMSQGTRFSERLKRKMASL
- a CDS encoding expressed protein → MSSKNSKIIERQPPNHGRIYSTFKYAVKVPSDITSPQFDILQTNEWIKASLLDSRGLPTRDVTIRRAGKIAKGQNAVLHITVSPLKSHDSTKWPVRLWGIPHLIVPYPKAEWAKWHKRNYNKEIFNQWDAKVKEGFEGKDQWGRTKRWVKTSASKKGLVVWVKEKPQDVIEEESLSKTPAISGVSPSVFYNDRDSQSTHAGSTLETTMLAASPRESTLPKFSAVLRHSPDRIERAISTILTAKKRPIMDIQRPVDPRLSYTSNVVKRPRLSDGPGQQPSSDDFQGRPTTTFPLSGIKPCIMLNNPTDGAQPSSLNISTNDLHSQIPPSFRSPSLSVPVDTTKASLDLIKSRIIDKKKQLQSWRALMEEFPSMSSTFTMQIERNERELQNLEMELQKVSGCQS